The Symphalangus syndactylus isolate Jambi chromosome 3, NHGRI_mSymSyn1-v2.1_pri, whole genome shotgun sequence genome has a segment encoding these proteins:
- the LOC129479345 gene encoding HEAT repeat-containing protein 5B-like, with translation MCFLYLRATVGSLLGEKAQIAGAKKICQAIGKQMKAIEAVVNDTSRENKSGAADIAASQHVMVCALQELGSLVQSLNATASPLIQEASIGLLEIVSSVLLHPSMTARLAAAWCLRCVAVALPFQLTPFLDSCLQEVGYTDTILDVKSK, from the exons ATGTGTTTCCTTTATCTTAGAGCTACTGTGGGCAGTTTGCTAGGTGAAAAAGCCCAGATTGCAGGTGCCAAAAAAATCTGCCAAGCTATTGGAAAACAAATGAAAGCCATAG AGGCAGTAGTGAATGACACAAGTAGAGAAAACAAATCTGGTGCAGCAGACATTGCAGCAAGCCAGCATGTGATGGTCTGTGCCCTCCAGGAACTCGGGAGCCTGGTGCAGAGCTTGAATGCCACCGCATCCCCTCTTATTCAAGAAGCGTCTATAG gGCTTTTGGAGATTGTGAGTTCAGTGCTTCTTCATCCAAGCATGACTGCCCGACTTGCTGCTGCATGGTGTTTGCGCTGTGTGGCTGTGGCATTACCTTTCCAGCTGACACCATTTCTAGACAG TTGTCTACAGGAGGTGGGTTATACAGATACTATTCTAGATGTGAAATCTAAATGA